A part of Pectinatus sottacetonis genomic DNA contains:
- the speE gene encoding polyamine aminopropyltransferase: MELWFTEKHTPNVKFSIKVDKQLYSGKSEFQRIDVFDSCEFGRILVLDGYLMLTEKDEFIYHEMITHVPMAVMPHAQNILIIGGGDGGTAREILRYNYVKNIDLVDIDELVAEVCREYLPQTAKSLDDPRVICHFEDGLKYIRHHENEYDLIIVDSTDPFGPGEGLFTKEFYGNCFKALKKDGIMVNQHESPFYPADSYAMQRAHKRIFDSFPISRIYQAHIPTYPSGHWLFGFASKKYHPILDANWEKWRALKIKTRYYNPKLHAGSFALPSYVEEIVREVE; encoded by the coding sequence ATGGAATTGTGGTTTACAGAAAAACATACGCCCAATGTAAAATTTTCGATAAAAGTTGATAAGCAGCTTTATTCCGGTAAAAGTGAATTTCAACGGATAGATGTGTTTGATTCGTGTGAATTTGGGCGTATACTGGTTTTAGACGGTTATCTTATGCTGACAGAAAAAGATGAATTTATTTATCACGAAATGATTACGCATGTTCCTATGGCAGTGATGCCGCATGCGCAAAATATCCTTATAATAGGCGGTGGTGATGGAGGAACAGCCAGGGAAATATTGCGGTATAATTATGTAAAAAATATAGATTTAGTGGATATAGATGAATTAGTAGCTGAAGTATGCCGGGAATATTTACCACAGACAGCGAAAAGTCTTGATGATCCACGGGTTATATGCCATTTTGAGGATGGGTTGAAATATATACGTCATCACGAGAATGAATATGATCTTATAATTGTCGACTCTACAGATCCCTTTGGACCCGGAGAAGGCTTGTTTACCAAAGAATTTTATGGTAATTGTTTTAAGGCTTTGAAGAAAGATGGGATAATGGTTAATCAGCATGAAAGCCCATTTTATCCAGCTGATTCTTACGCTATGCAGAGAGCGCATAAACGAATTTTTGATTCATTTCCAATAAGCAGAATATATCAGGCTCATATTCCTACATATCCGTCTGGTCACTGGCTGTTTGGTTTTGCCTCAAAAAAATACCATCCTATTCTCGATGCAAACTGGGAAAAATGGCGGGCACTTAAAATAAAGACACGGTATTATAATCCTAAATTACATGCCGGTTCATTTGCCCTGCCAAGTTATGTGGAGGAGATCGTCCGTGAAGTTGAATAG
- the speB gene encoding agmatinase: MKLNRNIETFLGCEKEYDNANIVLFGAPFDSTASYRPGTRFAAKTMRSESYNMETYSPYLDKDLAEDSAVFDGGELELSLGDTQKTLRIIYEYTKNLLFDHKLPFMIGGEHLVTLGAFKAVAEKYPDVHIIHFDAHADLRNEFLGTPFSHATVLHRCHDIIGDGRIFQFGIRSGEKAEMLWGNEHVYTRKFDFIGLDEIITKLADKPIYFTVDLDVLDPAVLPGTGTPEAGGVSFNELRTAMQKVAALNIVGTDMVELSPPCDLSGMSTTVALKLLREYLLALSTK; this comes from the coding sequence GTGAAGTTGAATAGAAATATAGAAACATTTTTGGGCTGTGAAAAAGAATACGATAATGCCAATATAGTTTTATTTGGGGCACCGTTTGATTCAACGGCTTCTTATCGACCGGGGACACGCTTTGCTGCTAAGACAATGCGCAGTGAATCTTATAATATGGAAACATATAGCCCATATCTTGATAAAGATTTGGCAGAAGACAGCGCGGTCTTTGACGGAGGTGAATTGGAGCTTTCCCTGGGTGATACACAAAAAACACTTAGAATAATTTATGAATACACTAAAAACTTGTTGTTTGATCATAAACTGCCATTTATGATTGGCGGTGAACATTTGGTTACATTAGGAGCTTTTAAAGCTGTTGCAGAAAAGTATCCTGATGTACATATAATTCATTTTGATGCCCATGCGGATTTACGCAATGAATTTTTAGGGACACCTTTTTCTCATGCTACAGTACTACATCGCTGTCATGATATAATTGGCGATGGAAGAATTTTTCAATTTGGGATCAGGAGCGGCGAAAAGGCAGAGATGCTTTGGGGGAACGAGCATGTATACACCCGTAAATTTGATTTTATTGGCTTAGATGAAATTATTACCAAATTAGCCGATAAACCGATATACTTTACAGTTGATTTGGATGTGCTGGATCCAGCTGTCCTGCCGGGGACAGGAACACCGGAAGCAGGCGGCGTAAGTTTTAATGAACTGCGTACTGCTATGCAGAAAGTAGCAGCACTTAATATAGTGGGAACAGACATGGTGGAACTTAGTCCCCCTTGTGATCTCAGCGGTATGTCAACGACAGTTGCATTAAAGCTGCTGCGGGAATATTTGCTAGCATTATCAACAAAATAG